The Methanobrevibacter thaueri DNA segment CAAATGTGGGCAAGTATTATTCCAAAAGGGGCCTCAAATGTTTTGAAGGAAACGTTAGGGATCCGTTGAAGGAAAGCATTCCTCTGAAAGGTGGAGTTCCTGATGTTGACTTGATGCCTGGAAACTATGTCATGGGAGATGAAAACGGAAAGTACACCCTTACAAAATCACAGTATAAAGAGGTTTTAAAAAGGGACAGTCATTGTCTGTTTTTGAACAGCAAATTGACCAAATACACATTTTTCAAAACCAAAAATCATCCGAAATTGAATCACATCATCAAGCGTGAGAAATGGAACGTGATTGAAAGGGAAATCATTACAAAGCTTGTTAAAAAGAACAAGAAGGATTACTGGCCGGGAAAGGTCACCGTTTCACTTAAGGGAAAATCTTATATCTATCCGGAGGTTCGTGACGTTCAGGCCACAAGTTATACCTGCGGACCCGCTTCTGCAAGCATGTGCACCCAGGTCCTGAAAAATTACATGTGCGAAAGCCACATTTCCCATCTTGCAGACTCCAAGAGAGGGGAGGGCACAAGCTGCGGCGACATGATCAACGCCTTGCAGAAGAACAACTTCATTTGCAAGTATTTTTATAAGTCCACATTCAAGAACGCATTGGATGAGCTTAAAAATGGAGGGGCAGCCCTGATTTTCCATGCAAACTATCATTATGTCAGTATATTGGATATCAGCAGTGACGGCAAGAAGGTCCTGGTGAGCAATTCCTACGGCACTTACGATGGCATTCCAACCAAATGGGTTTCTGTTAGCTTCATGAAGAAAAAATTCTCTCCAAAATGGGATGAAAGCCTCATTGTCAAGCTTAATTATGATTTGTCAGATTCAACCAAGAATAGTGTCAACAGCTATTATCACAGTTTCGGCACCAATTGGCACAAGCACAGCACCAGTCAAAAAATCGGCAGAATCTGATGATTAAACTGTCATTTATCTTTTTTTCATTCTTACTTGAGTAAAGTCAAATAACGTGGATAAATAGCTTTAAATACTTTAAAACTTAATATAATCTTGTATGGATTTGAATTTCGACTTTACTGAAAAAAGAGTAATAATTACTGCATTTTTCTGTATGGCATTCACCATAGCAAACTTAATAACTGTTAAAATCATTAATATAGGATTTTTAGGTATGGAAACTCCTGCTGGAGTGTTAATATATCCTTTAGTATATATCCTTACTAACGTAATTGCAGATGTTTACGGTGAGAGAACAGCACAAAGAACCATTATATTGGGTATTGCTGTTGACGTATTGT contains these protein-coding regions:
- a CDS encoding cysteine peptidase family C39 domain-containing protein: MHFDKRFLIVLIVFFFISIAAVSANDLNSTESIEMDCNDTSSIGEVDSSADDLAEGNATGNDSASVEKTTPKITVESKTVYSKDTLFVHLKNATGGVLKHKKLTAQIGGKSYYLTTDSQGVAKLKINLDAKKYKLTISFDGDEDYNSISKKFNIKVIKLKTRITESANFVVRGKYLYFHLTDIHGDRVSGKKITIKYNGKTYNKKTNRYGTVKIKINAQKSRYPIKAKFKTDSQYVGSSKYLKFYVTSSRSINIANTKLLSNGYIRVYLKVAGKAVSKKVTLTIGGKKIAKKANSEGIVVIKPAVKAGHYVVKANVGKYYSKRGLKCFEGNVRDPLKESIPLKGGVPDVDLMPGNYVMGDENGKYTLTKSQYKEVLKRDSHCLFLNSKLTKYTFFKTKNHPKLNHIIKREKWNVIEREIITKLVKKNKKDYWPGKVTVSLKGKSYIYPEVRDVQATSYTCGPASASMCTQVLKNYMCESHISHLADSKRGEGTSCGDMINALQKNNFICKYFYKSTFKNALDELKNGGAALIFHANYHYVSILDISSDGKKVLVSNSYGTYDGIPTKWVSVSFMKKKFSPKWDESLIVKLNYDLSDSTKNSVNSYYHSFGTNWHKHSTSQKIGRI